From a region of the Microbacterium sp. nov. GSS16 genome:
- a CDS encoding YhgE/Pip domain-containing protein: MTLPIERARSRRPITWLTLIGVLLLPAMIGGILVAALHNPTDRLEEMTAAVVNLDKPVTIDGQYTPLGRQLAAGLVEGSDELDSNLTWVISNEDDAAEGMADGRYQAVVTIPKSFSKDATSAGVALQEGEGSAEQAEISVTTPPDGRVADGLISQQIASVAASTLGTMLSEATVGNVLIGFKTIGDQIGDAADGADQLADGARSAADGAAEIPGGATQLADGANKLADGAGELAGGAGQLSSGATQLGTGLDTIAGKAREAANGATTLGQGLTAGATALTDPQGETPSLVSSAAAASDRAQQTAGIVRSSAGEIGALSAQCIAAGASRQFCDELGGAASNLGAAVQPALESQAYTGGVARGVAAVPGQLRAAGDVASQLGAGLGQLAAGVAQSADGARSLSAGADGISTGASGLASGASQLGDGISALGDGAGELSNGLDELASGTGDLAEGLRTASTSLPSFDDEQSTSLASVIADPVTSNSNSNDFFGPATIPLLSAVVLWFGALATFIALRAVPGSALTSRRSSAGMVLRGFWPAAAIGAAQGLVLALVVQLVVEYDAATWWGFAGFAISAGIAFAAINQALVAVLGGIGRWISALVGVLAFATSLISTVPDWLAGLGAAMPTAPALSGLIEPSGAAFAGLVVWAVLSLVAATVAVATRRTASAKAVLAAA; this comes from the coding sequence ATGACCCTCCCCATCGAACGCGCACGCTCGCGGCGGCCGATCACCTGGCTGACCCTGATCGGTGTACTGCTGCTGCCCGCGATGATCGGCGGGATCCTCGTCGCGGCACTGCACAACCCGACCGACCGCCTCGAGGAGATGACGGCCGCGGTCGTCAACCTCGACAAGCCGGTCACTATCGACGGGCAGTACACCCCGCTCGGCCGCCAGCTCGCAGCTGGCCTCGTGGAGGGCTCGGACGAACTCGATTCGAACCTCACCTGGGTCATCTCGAACGAGGACGACGCCGCCGAGGGCATGGCCGACGGCCGGTACCAGGCGGTCGTGACGATCCCGAAGTCGTTCTCGAAGGACGCGACCTCGGCGGGCGTCGCTTTGCAGGAGGGCGAGGGATCTGCCGAACAGGCGGAGATCAGCGTCACCACCCCGCCCGACGGGCGGGTGGCCGACGGGCTGATCAGCCAGCAGATCGCCTCGGTGGCCGCATCTACCCTCGGAACGATGCTGAGCGAGGCGACGGTCGGCAACGTGCTGATCGGCTTCAAGACCATCGGCGACCAGATCGGCGACGCCGCCGACGGCGCCGATCAGCTCGCCGACGGTGCACGTTCGGCGGCCGACGGTGCGGCGGAGATCCCAGGCGGTGCGACGCAGCTGGCCGACGGGGCGAACAAGCTCGCGGACGGCGCGGGTGAGCTGGCTGGAGGCGCGGGTCAGCTCTCCAGCGGGGCAACGCAGCTTGGAACTGGGCTGGACACCATCGCGGGGAAGGCTCGCGAAGCAGCAAACGGCGCCACGACGCTCGGGCAAGGTCTGACTGCTGGCGCCACGGCACTGACTGACCCGCAGGGGGAGACGCCAAGCCTCGTGTCGAGCGCGGCCGCGGCATCCGATAGGGCCCAGCAGACCGCGGGTATCGTGCGTAGCAGCGCCGGAGAGATTGGCGCTTTGTCAGCGCAATGCATCGCCGCCGGCGCCTCGCGACAGTTCTGTGATGAGCTCGGCGGAGCCGCATCCAACCTTGGCGCAGCTGTGCAACCTGCCTTGGAGAGCCAGGCATACACGGGTGGAGTCGCTCGCGGCGTAGCAGCGGTGCCCGGTCAGCTTCGCGCTGCGGGGGACGTGGCCTCGCAGCTAGGCGCAGGACTGGGACAGTTGGCAGCCGGCGTCGCGCAGTCTGCAGACGGAGCTCGTAGCCTCTCGGCCGGTGCTGACGGCATCAGCACCGGAGCATCGGGCCTCGCCTCCGGCGCCTCGCAGCTGGGAGACGGCATCTCCGCGCTCGGTGACGGTGCGGGTGAGCTCTCGAACGGGCTCGACGAACTGGCATCCGGCACCGGCGATCTCGCCGAGGGTCTGCGCACCGCCTCGACCTCGCTGCCGTCGTTCGACGACGAGCAGTCGACCTCGCTCGCGTCGGTGATCGCCGACCCGGTCACCTCTAACTCCAACTCGAACGACTTCTTCGGGCCCGCGACGATCCCGCTGCTGTCGGCCGTCGTGCTGTGGTTCGGGGCACTGGCGACGTTCATCGCGCTGCGGGCGGTTCCCGGCAGCGCCCTCACTTCACGACGCTCGTCGGCGGGCATGGTGCTGCGCGGCTTCTGGCCCGCCGCGGCGATCGGCGCGGCCCAGGGCCTGGTGCTCGCACTGGTCGTGCAGCTCGTCGTCGAATACGACGCGGCGACATGGTGGGGCTTCGCCGGTTTCGCGATCAGCGCCGGCATCGCGTTCGCGGCGATCAACCAGGCGCTCGTCGCCGTGCTCGGCGGCATCGGCCGATGGATCAGCGCCCTGGTCGGTGTGCTGGCGTTCGCGACCAGCCTGATCTCGACGGTGCCCGACTGGCTCGCCGGTCTCGGAGCCGCGATGCCGACGGCGCCGGCGCTGAGCGGGCTGATCGAGCCGAGTGGAGCGGCCTTCGCCGGGCTGGTCGTGTGGGCCGTGCTGTCTCTGGTGGCCGCGACCGTGGCCGTGGCCACCCGGCGCACGGCCTCTGCCAAGGCGGTGCTGGCCGCGGCATAG
- the ccsB gene encoding c-type cytochrome biogenesis protein CcsB, translating into MPDLDSISILTLWTAIAVYAGSFVAYAFDLARRSSATTAEVEAPVLVAAGGADARGAGSPASGAAAGKRGKGGSGKPRYIFARIGTALAILGWLFHLTSTLTRGFAAGRVPWANLYEFAMVGTLLIMAVYLVVLTRIDLRYLGTFISGLVVVLLGAAAANFYVSVTPLVDPLKSVWLVIHVFVASLSTALFALAFALSVMQLMQSRRERRIAEGVENAGPGFLRTLPNTVRLENMAYHFTVVGFIFWTFTLIAGSIWAQDAWGRYWGFDVKETWTFIIWVLYAGYIHARATRGWRGNPSAWLSITGFTAVIFNFAIVNVFFKGLHAYSGLS; encoded by the coding sequence ATGCCCGACCTCGATTCGATTTCGATCCTCACGCTGTGGACGGCCATCGCCGTCTACGCCGGCTCGTTCGTCGCCTACGCGTTCGACCTCGCCCGACGCTCGTCGGCGACGACCGCCGAGGTCGAGGCGCCGGTGCTGGTCGCGGCGGGGGGAGCGGATGCCCGTGGCGCCGGCTCACCGGCATCCGGAGCCGCCGCAGGCAAGCGGGGGAAGGGCGGGAGCGGCAAGCCGCGCTACATCTTCGCCCGCATCGGCACGGCGCTGGCCATCCTGGGGTGGCTGTTCCATCTCACCTCGACGCTGACCCGCGGCTTCGCCGCCGGCCGCGTGCCGTGGGCGAACCTGTACGAGTTCGCGATGGTCGGCACGCTGCTGATCATGGCCGTGTACCTGGTGGTGCTCACCCGCATCGATCTGCGCTACCTGGGCACGTTCATCTCGGGCCTCGTGGTCGTGCTGCTCGGCGCCGCCGCGGCGAACTTCTACGTCTCGGTCACGCCGCTGGTCGACCCGCTGAAGTCGGTGTGGCTCGTGATCCACGTCTTCGTGGCGTCGCTGTCGACCGCGCTGTTCGCCCTGGCGTTCGCGCTTTCGGTCATGCAGCTGATGCAGTCGCGGCGCGAGCGTCGCATCGCCGAGGGGGTCGAAAACGCCGGCCCGGGCTTCCTGCGCACGCTGCCGAACACGGTGCGCCTCGAGAACATGGCCTACCACTTCACCGTCGTCGGCTTCATCTTCTGGACCTTCACCCTGATCGCCGGCTCGATCTGGGCGCAGGACGCCTGGGGCCGCTACTGGGGCTTCGACGTGAAGGAGACCTGGACCTTCATCATCTGGGTGCTCTACGCCGGGTACATCCACGCCCGCGCGACGCGCGGCTGGCGCGGCAACCCCTCGGCATGGCTGTCGATCACCGGCTTCACCGCCGTCATCTTCAACTTCGCCATCGTGAACGTCTTCTTCAAGGGACTGCACGCGTACTCCGGCCTGAGCTGA
- the resB gene encoding cytochrome c biogenesis protein ResB, with protein sequence MSSSPSDNSGLDEGAAAASDPLRPSDHIDSAPVDDNEINQPKLGVVGWLRWGWRQLTSMRVALVLLLILAIAAIPGSVFPQRTADPNGVVQYKQNNPDIFPVLDAMRMFDVYSSPWFSAIYLLLFISLIGCIIPRIKHHAKALRALPPRTPARLGRLEHHRSVTRENGDPAAAIDVAEKQLKSLGYRVARYDRGRTWSVSAERGYWRETGNLLFHIALVGVLVTVGIGGGFAYTGQRVVIEGASYVNTLIDYNSINRGRFVADDSFQPYALTLDSFDVTYEDFGTPGAGQAGNFAANLSVRNVDGSTSKGTVRVNHPLHVGGDSIYLLGNGYAPTITVRNAEGEKVFSGPVEFLPQDSAMTSLGVVKITDGMPEQLGMIGFLYPTPLKMKSGAYTSVHGALNLPLLTLDVYQGDLGVDGGKPVSVFELDTDGLEKLNGRTTDTKSIELQPGETADLPDGLGTVTFENVSPEGANDTLQSVKRYVSLQIHHDASAPWVLAFALLALGGLGLALFVPRRRMWVKATAADDGIHLEYAALARGDDPTLAAAVDDLVRGHERLLEAAAPESSTPAKGA encoded by the coding sequence GTGTCATCCTCCCCCTCTGATAACTCAGGGCTCGATGAGGGCGCGGCAGCGGCATCCGATCCGCTCCGCCCCTCCGATCACATCGACTCCGCTCCCGTCGACGACAACGAGATCAACCAGCCCAAGCTGGGCGTCGTCGGCTGGCTGCGTTGGGGCTGGCGTCAGCTGACGTCGATGCGCGTCGCGCTGGTGCTGCTGCTCATCCTCGCCATCGCCGCGATCCCCGGATCGGTGTTCCCGCAGCGCACAGCCGACCCCAACGGTGTCGTGCAGTACAAGCAGAACAACCCCGACATCTTCCCGGTGCTCGACGCGATGCGGATGTTCGACGTGTACTCGTCGCCGTGGTTCTCGGCCATCTACCTGCTGCTGTTCATCTCGCTGATCGGCTGCATCATCCCGCGCATCAAGCACCACGCCAAGGCGCTGCGCGCGCTGCCGCCGCGCACCCCGGCGCGGCTAGGGCGGCTCGAGCACCACCGCTCGGTGACGCGCGAGAACGGCGACCCGGCCGCCGCGATCGACGTCGCCGAGAAGCAGCTGAAATCGCTCGGCTATCGCGTCGCCCGCTACGACCGGGGTCGCACCTGGTCTGTGTCGGCCGAGCGCGGCTACTGGCGCGAGACGGGCAACCTGCTCTTCCACATCGCCCTCGTCGGAGTGCTCGTCACGGTGGGCATCGGCGGCGGCTTCGCGTACACCGGCCAGCGCGTGGTCATCGAGGGCGCCAGCTACGTCAACACCCTGATCGACTACAACTCGATCAACCGAGGGCGTTTCGTCGCCGACGACTCCTTCCAGCCCTACGCGCTGACCCTCGACTCGTTCGACGTCACCTACGAGGACTTCGGCACCCCCGGCGCCGGCCAGGCGGGCAACTTCGCCGCCAACCTCTCGGTGCGTAACGTAGACGGCTCGACGAGCAAGGGAACCGTGCGGGTCAACCACCCGCTGCACGTCGGCGGCGACAGCATCTACCTGCTCGGCAACGGCTACGCGCCGACCATCACGGTGCGCAACGCCGAAGGCGAGAAGGTGTTCAGCGGGCCGGTGGAGTTCCTGCCGCAGGACAGCGCCATGACCTCGCTCGGCGTGGTCAAGATCACCGACGGCATGCCCGAGCAGCTCGGCATGATCGGCTTCCTCTATCCGACACCCTTGAAGATGAAGAGCGGCGCGTACACGTCGGTGCACGGTGCGCTGAATCTCCCGCTGCTGACGCTCGACGTGTACCAGGGCGACCTGGGCGTCGACGGCGGCAAGCCGGTGTCGGTGTTCGAACTCGACACCGACGGTCTCGAGAAGCTCAACGGGCGCACCACCGATACGAAGTCGATCGAGCTGCAGCCCGGCGAGACGGCCGACCTGCCCGACGGGCTCGGCACGGTCACGTTCGAGAACGTGTCGCCGGAGGGCGCGAACGACACCCTGCAGTCGGTCAAGCGCTACGTCTCGCTGCAGATCCACCACGACGCCTCCGCTCCGTGGGTGCTGGCGTTCGCGCTGCTCGCCCTCGGCGGTCTGGGGCTCGCCCTCTTCGTGCCGCGCCGGCGCATGTGGGTGAAGGCCACCGCCGCTGATGACGGCATCCACCTCGAGTACGCCGCCCTCGCCCGCGGCGACGATCCGACCCTCGCCGCCGCCGTGGACGACCTCGTCCGCGGACACGAGCGGCTTCTCGAAGCGGCCGCGCCAGAGAGCTCGACCCCCGCGAAGGGAGCATGA
- a CDS encoding cytochrome c biogenesis CcdA family protein: MTPDAVIGAGALWIAIPLALLAGLVSFLSPCILPLVPGYLGFLGGAAGATAPSAQVAAPASQRRRMLLGVLLFIAGFTVVFVAYTVIGGAASVFFLEWGDLITRILGGVVVLMGLVFLGLFGFAQRQYKMQVDSTAGLIGAPLLGFTLAIGWAPCTGPTLGAIISVGWTLGDPWRAGLLGVAYSLGLGIPFLLVALGFGWATSATAFMRRHIRTVNIVGGALLIVLGVLMVTGVWTQIMSRLTAVMSSVILPL, encoded by the coding sequence GTGACCCCGGATGCCGTGATCGGAGCCGGCGCGCTCTGGATCGCCATTCCGCTCGCCCTGCTCGCCGGGCTCGTGTCGTTCCTGTCGCCGTGCATCCTGCCGCTCGTACCGGGCTACCTCGGGTTCCTCGGGGGAGCGGCGGGCGCTACGGCGCCCTCGGCACAGGTCGCCGCTCCCGCCTCCCAGCGCCGGCGGATGCTGCTCGGCGTCCTCCTGTTCATCGCCGGGTTCACGGTGGTGTTCGTCGCCTACACGGTGATCGGCGGCGCGGCATCCGTCTTCTTCCTCGAATGGGGCGACCTCATCACCCGCATCCTGGGCGGCGTGGTCGTGCTGATGGGCCTGGTCTTCCTCGGGCTGTTCGGCTTCGCGCAGCGGCAGTACAAGATGCAGGTCGACTCGACGGCCGGCCTCATCGGCGCGCCGCTGCTCGGCTTCACCCTCGCGATCGGCTGGGCGCCGTGCACGGGACCGACGCTCGGCGCCATCATCAGCGTCGGCTGGACGCTGGGCGACCCGTGGCGCGCCGGACTGCTCGGCGTCGCGTACTCGCTCGGCCTCGGCATCCCGTTCCTGCTCGTCGCGCTCGGCTTCGGCTGGGCGACCAGCGCGACCGCCTTCATGCGTCGCCACATCCGCACCGTCAATATCGTCGGCGGCGCGCTGCTGATCGTGCTCGGTGTGCTGATGGTCACCGGCGTATGGACCCAGATCATGTCTCGACTCACGGCGGTGATGAGCAGTGTCATCCTCCCCCTCTGA
- a CDS encoding TlpA family protein disulfide reductase, with the protein MSVPARSLRGAWRIGAAALAAALAIGLSACAPDPMVEAYKNGDQKAYTTADFRVESIPADERKAPVDFGGVTEDGEKFSSDDIRGEVAVVNFWYAGCGPCRIEAEDLEATWQKHKDDGVQFIGVNIYDQADTAKAFAKTYGVTYPSLMDATTGDAKLAFARVTPIQAPPTTLVLDRQGQVAARIIGPIDGTSILSTLIKDALEEKV; encoded by the coding sequence GTGTCCGTGCCTGCTCGTTCCCTTCGCGGCGCCTGGCGCATCGGCGCCGCAGCGCTCGCCGCGGCGCTCGCCATCGGTCTGAGCGCGTGCGCGCCCGACCCCATGGTCGAGGCGTACAAGAACGGCGATCAGAAGGCGTACACGACCGCCGACTTCCGGGTCGAGTCGATCCCTGCCGACGAACGCAAGGCGCCCGTCGACTTCGGCGGCGTCACCGAAGACGGCGAGAAGTTCTCGAGTGACGACATCCGCGGCGAGGTCGCCGTCGTCAACTTCTGGTACGCCGGATGCGGACCGTGCCGCATCGAAGCAGAAGACCTCGAGGCCACCTGGCAGAAGCACAAAGACGACGGCGTGCAGTTCATCGGCGTGAACATCTACGACCAGGCCGACACCGCGAAGGCGTTCGCGAAGACCTACGGCGTGACCTACCCGAGCCTGATGGACGCCACCACGGGCGATGCCAAGCTCGCCTTCGCCCGCGTGACGCCTATTCAGGCGCCGCCGACCACCCTCGTGCTCGACCGGCAGGGGCAGGTCGCCGCCCGCATCATCGGACCGATCGATGGCACCTCGATCCTGTCGACGCTCATCAAGGACGCCCTCGAGGAGAAGGTGTGA
- a CDS encoding histidine phosphatase family protein encodes MTARRLHLVRHGEVHNPKRVLYGRLPDYHLSRAGRRMARDAAEHLASTGRPVSELRCSPLERTQESAEPFTELFGLEATHDARIIEPANVFEGQRMSRALRNPFNWRHLRRPSVPSWGEPYTSIATRMRAAMDESWDAAERAAAGHDGDIVFVSHQAPIWITHLSVAGLTLQHDPRTRRCALSSITSFERVGDVWREVDYAEPAAKGVDLGAV; translated from the coding sequence GTGACGGCACGACGACTCCACCTGGTGCGCCATGGCGAAGTGCACAACCCCAAGCGGGTGCTGTACGGCCGCCTCCCCGACTACCACCTGAGCAGGGCAGGGCGCCGGATGGCGCGTGATGCGGCCGAGCACCTGGCATCCACGGGCCGACCGGTGAGCGAACTGCGCTGCTCGCCGCTCGAGCGAACCCAGGAATCGGCCGAGCCGTTCACCGAGCTGTTCGGTCTCGAGGCGACGCACGACGCCCGCATCATCGAACCGGCGAACGTGTTCGAGGGGCAGCGGATGTCGCGCGCCCTGCGCAACCCGTTCAACTGGCGCCACCTGCGCCGGCCTTCGGTGCCCAGCTGGGGTGAGCCGTACACGTCGATCGCGACGCGCATGCGCGCGGCGATGGATGAGTCATGGGATGCCGCCGAGCGGGCAGCCGCGGGGCACGACGGCGACATCGTGTTCGTCTCGCATCAGGCGCCGATCTGGATCACGCACCTGTCGGTGGCCGGCCTCACGCTGCAGCACGACCCGCGCACCCGCCGCTGCGCCCTGTCGAGCATCACCTCGTTCGAGCGGGTCGGCGACGTCTGGCGCGAGGTCGACTACGCCGAGCCGGCGGCCAAGGGCGTCGATCTCGGCGCCGTCTGA
- the aspS gene encoding aspartate--tRNA ligase: protein MLRTHTAGSLDASHIGQTVTLSGWVDRRRDHGGVAFIDLRDASGIAQVVIRDEEVAHPLRSEFVLQVTGEVSRRPEGNENPNLPTGEIEVIAAEVVVLNESAPLPFQVSSGLAESDPIGEEVRLKHRYLDLRRPNPAAAMRLRSDVYKAIRDELHGRDFVEVETPTLTRSTPEGARDFLVPARLHPGSWYALPQSPQLFKQLLMVGGVEKYFQIARCYRDEDFRADRQPEFTQLDIEMSFVEQEDVIEMMESLIVAMWKTIDVDVQTPLPRMTYADAMAKYGSDKPDLRFGLELVEATEYFVNTPFRVFQSEYVGAVLMPGGASQPRKTLDAWQDWAKQRGARGLAYVLFNEDGTLGGPVAKNLSETEQAGLAELVGAKPGDCAFFAAGETKASRALLGAARVEIGRRLELLDPNVFAFTWVVDAPMFEPAGDAVASGDVAVGSGAWTAVHHAFTGPKPEFADTFDTDPASALAYAYDIVCNGSELGGGSIRIHREDVQKRVFNVMGITEEQADEKFGFLLEAFKFGAPPHGGIALGMDRVMQHLTKTESIREVIAFPKSGGGFDPLTEAPAPITAEQRAEAGVDFEPEDA, encoded by the coding sequence GTGCTTCGCACACACACGGCAGGCTCACTCGATGCCTCGCACATCGGTCAGACCGTCACCCTCTCGGGTTGGGTCGATCGTCGCCGCGATCACGGAGGCGTCGCGTTCATCGATCTTCGCGATGCGTCGGGCATCGCGCAGGTCGTCATCCGCGACGAAGAGGTGGCCCACCCGCTGCGCTCGGAGTTCGTGCTGCAGGTGACCGGCGAGGTGTCGCGTCGCCCCGAGGGCAACGAGAACCCGAATCTGCCGACCGGTGAGATCGAGGTGATCGCGGCCGAGGTGGTCGTGCTCAACGAGTCCGCTCCCCTCCCCTTTCAGGTCTCGAGCGGCCTGGCCGAGTCCGACCCGATCGGCGAGGAGGTGCGTCTGAAGCATCGCTACCTCGACCTGCGCCGCCCGAACCCGGCCGCCGCCATGCGCCTGCGCTCCGACGTCTACAAGGCGATCCGCGACGAGCTGCACGGTCGCGACTTCGTCGAGGTCGAGACGCCGACGCTGACGCGCTCGACCCCCGAGGGCGCCCGCGACTTCCTCGTGCCGGCCCGCCTGCACCCGGGCAGCTGGTACGCACTGCCGCAGTCGCCGCAGCTGTTCAAGCAGCTGCTGATGGTCGGCGGTGTGGAGAAGTACTTCCAGATCGCGCGCTGCTACCGCGATGAGGACTTCCGCGCAGACCGTCAGCCCGAGTTCACCCAGCTCGACATCGAGATGTCGTTCGTCGAGCAGGAAGACGTCATCGAGATGATGGAGTCGCTGATCGTCGCGATGTGGAAGACCATCGACGTCGACGTGCAGACTCCGCTGCCGCGCATGACCTACGCCGACGCGATGGCCAAGTACGGCTCCGACAAGCCCGACCTGCGCTTCGGTCTCGAGCTCGTCGAGGCGACCGAGTACTTCGTGAACACGCCGTTCCGGGTCTTCCAGTCGGAGTACGTCGGAGCCGTGCTGATGCCCGGCGGCGCGTCGCAACCGCGCAAGACGCTGGATGCCTGGCAGGACTGGGCCAAGCAGCGCGGTGCCCGCGGCCTGGCGTACGTGCTCTTCAACGAGGACGGCACGCTCGGCGGCCCCGTCGCCAAGAACCTCTCCGAGACCGAACAGGCGGGCCTCGCCGAGCTCGTGGGCGCGAAGCCGGGCGACTGCGCTTTCTTCGCCGCGGGCGAGACGAAGGCCAGCCGCGCGCTGCTCGGCGCCGCACGCGTCGAGATCGGCCGCCGCCTCGAGCTGCTCGACCCGAACGTGTTCGCCTTCACCTGGGTCGTCGACGCGCCGATGTTCGAGCCCGCCGGTGACGCGGTGGCATCCGGTGATGTCGCGGTCGGCTCGGGAGCGTGGACTGCCGTGCACCACGCGTTCACCGGCCCGAAGCCGGAGTTCGCCGACACATTCGACACCGACCCGGCCTCCGCTCTCGCGTATGCGTACGACATCGTCTGCAACGGCTCCGAGCTCGGCGGCGGATCGATCCGCATCCACCGTGAAGACGTGCAGAAGCGCGTGTTCAACGTGATGGGCATCACCGAAGAGCAGGCCGACGAGAAGTTCGGCTTCCTGCTCGAGGCGTTCAAGTTCGGCGCTCCCCCGCACGGCGGCATCGCACTCGGCATGGACCGCGTCATGCAGCACCTGACGAAGACGGAGTCGATCCGCGAGGTCATCGCCTTCCCGAAGTCGGGTGGCGGCTTCGACCCGCTGACCGAGGCGCCGGCGCCGATCACGGCCGAGCAGCGTGCCGAGGCCGGCGTCGACTTCGAACCCGAAGACGCCTGA
- a CDS encoding ABC transporter substrate-binding protein: MTTLTRPARLVAGIALAATAALALTSCAASSSASDSDAASSVDAATATSLADFGTLEELEAAAKAEGALNVIALPRDWANYGEILDLFAERYPEITINEASPDASSAEEITAAETNKGLDTAPDVFDLGLAVALQSTDSFAPYKVENFDEIPDALKEPTGLFVGDYGGYMSIGYDSSKYPEPTSLDDLTGADFTGAVAINGDPTQAGSAFGAVGLATVQSDGTLDDYTPGIEFFGELQKAGNFLKVDVTPATITSGETPVVFDWDYLNASAGKDNPDWKVVVLDGVGYASYYNQAVNKDAPHPAAARLWQEFLYSDEVQNLWLKGGARPARMEAMTAAGTIDAKLAAALPDAPAETVVPTEKQSTDAGTLLGEKWAVAVQ; encoded by the coding sequence ATGACCACCCTCACTCGCCCCGCGCGTCTCGTCGCCGGCATCGCCCTCGCGGCCACGGCCGCCCTGGCACTGACCTCCTGCGCCGCCAGCAGCAGCGCAAGCGACAGCGACGCCGCCTCATCCGTCGACGCCGCGACCGCGACGTCGCTCGCCGACTTCGGCACCCTCGAAGAGCTCGAGGCGGCAGCCAAGGCCGAGGGCGCCCTGAACGTGATCGCCCTACCCCGCGACTGGGCCAACTACGGGGAGATCCTCGATCTGTTCGCCGAGCGCTACCCCGAGATCACCATCAACGAGGCCTCGCCCGATGCTTCCAGCGCCGAGGAGATCACAGCAGCCGAGACCAACAAGGGCCTGGACACCGCCCCTGACGTGTTCGACCTCGGACTCGCCGTCGCTCTGCAGAGCACCGACAGCTTCGCACCGTACAAGGTCGAGAACTTCGACGAGATCCCCGACGCACTGAAGGAGCCCACCGGCCTGTTCGTCGGCGACTACGGCGGATATATGTCGATCGGCTACGACTCGTCGAAGTACCCCGAGCCCACCTCCCTCGACGACCTCACGGGCGCCGATTTCACGGGCGCCGTCGCGATCAACGGCGACCCGACCCAGGCCGGCTCCGCCTTCGGCGCCGTCGGCCTCGCCACTGTGCAGTCCGACGGCACGCTCGACGACTACACCCCCGGCATCGAGTTCTTCGGCGAGCTGCAGAAGGCGGGCAACTTCCTCAAGGTGGATGTGACTCCCGCCACCATCACGAGCGGCGAGACCCCGGTCGTCTTCGACTGGGACTACCTCAACGCTTCTGCCGGCAAGGACAACCCCGACTGGAAGGTCGTCGTGCTCGACGGCGTCGGCTACGCCTCGTACTACAACCAGGCCGTCAACAAGGATGCCCCGCACCCGGCAGCGGCACGCCTGTGGCAGGAGTTCCTCTACAGCGACGAGGTGCAGAACCTGTGGCTCAAGGGCGGTGCCCGTCCCGCGCGCATGGAGGCCATGACCGCAGCGGGCACGATCGATGCGAAGCTCGCGGCCGCCCTGCCCGACGCCCCTGCCGAGACGGTCGTCCCGACCGAGAAGCAGTCGACGGATGCCGGCACGCTGCTCGGCGAGAAGTGGGCCGTGGCGGTTCAGTGA
- a CDS encoding ABC transporter permease, whose product MGRGGSVTLLITRTDATASVPTTAGSSQTARRSGWSWAWLGLVPFGAYMVLFLVAPTILAIGSGFFDGDGAFTWTNVTALVDPVVLNTFANSASLSLLTAVIGAVGGALICYALLGTNPHGPLRQTVDAVAGVLAQFGGVMLAFAFIATIGLQGVVTVLLRDAFGVDIFADGVWLYDVPGLILPYIYFQVPLMVITFMPALAALKPQWAEANLTLGGTRLGFWLRVGIPVLAPSFLASLLLLFANAFSSYATAAALASQGSQVVPLQIRAALTSETLLGRDNLAGALALGMIVVVGVVMGLHSLVQRRAARWRS is encoded by the coding sequence GTGGGCCGTGGCGGTTCAGTGACGCTGCTGATCACGAGGACGGATGCCACGGCATCCGTCCCCACCACCGCCGGGTCGTCTCAGACGGCCCGGCGGTCGGGCTGGTCCTGGGCGTGGCTGGGGCTCGTCCCCTTCGGCGCCTACATGGTGCTGTTCCTGGTCGCGCCGACGATCCTCGCGATCGGATCGGGCTTCTTCGACGGCGACGGCGCCTTCACCTGGACGAACGTCACCGCACTCGTCGATCCGGTCGTCCTGAACACGTTCGCGAACTCCGCGTCGCTGTCGCTGCTGACCGCCGTCATCGGCGCCGTGGGGGGCGCTCTGATCTGTTATGCCCTGCTGGGGACGAACCCCCACGGCCCTCTGCGCCAGACGGTGGATGCCGTGGCCGGCGTTCTCGCACAGTTCGGCGGCGTCATGCTCGCTTTCGCGTTCATCGCGACGATCGGCCTGCAGGGCGTCGTCACGGTGCTGCTCAGGGACGCCTTCGGCGTCGACATCTTCGCGGACGGCGTGTGGCTCTACGACGTCCCCGGCCTCATCCTCCCCTATATCTACTTCCAGGTGCCCCTCATGGTGATCACGTTCATGCCGGCCCTCGCAGCACTGAAGCCGCAGTGGGCCGAAGCCAACCTCACTCTGGGGGGCACCCGCCTCGGATTCTGGCTGCGCGTCGGCATCCCCGTCCTCGCCCCCTCCTTCCTGGCCAGCCTGCTGCTGTTGTTCGCCAACGCCTTCTCGTCGTACGCGACCGCCGCGGCGCTCGCCAGCCAGGGTTCGCAGGTCGTCCCGCTGCAGATCCGTGCGGCGCTCACCAGCGAGACCCTGCTCGGCCGCGATAACCTCGCCGGAGCGCTCGCGCTCGGCATGATCGTCGTCGTCGGCGTCGTGATGGGGCTGCACTCGCTCGTCCAGCGACGCGCGGCGAGGTGGCGGTCGTGA